A single genomic interval of Lacrimispora sphenoides JCM 1415 harbors:
- a CDS encoding cupin domain-containing protein, translating into MSNSENSNRDAANTPTFPYDYGPNSLVIDLNKAAQQNDNFRSTLWTATYLQVTLMSIPVHGSIGMEVHTDHDQILRIEDGLGLVQLGETQLSMYGQYLAFSNYVILVPAGIWHNIINIGNTPLKISSFYAPPNYAWNTVQRTRASEPTSQNNS; encoded by the coding sequence ATGTCTAATTCAGAAAACTCAAATCGTGATGCTGCAAATACGCCAACTTTCCCCTATGACTATGGACCGAACTCTTTAGTTATTGATCTCAATAAGGCAGCACAGCAAAACGATAATTTCCGTTCGACTTTATGGACGGCAACCTATTTACAGGTCACTCTCATGAGCATTCCTGTCCATGGGAGCATTGGTATGGAAGTCCACACTGATCACGACCAGATTTTACGTATAGAAGATGGTCTAGGCTTAGTTCAGCTAGGGGAAACTCAACTCTCAATGTACGGACAGTATCTTGCATTTTCTAATTATGTTATATTAGTACCTGCCGGTATATGGCATAACATCATTAATATCGGCAATACCCCACTTAAAATATCATCGTTCTATGCCCCTCCTAATTATGCATGGAACACGGTTCAGAGGACAAGAGCTTCTGAACCTACCTCACAGAACAACTCTTAA
- a CDS encoding carbohydrate ABC transporter permease, which yields MGKSMNIKKAVAYVFLSLLAFLCLFFFYCLIINATRSHPEISKGFSFIPGKSFGSNLYNVLHNKNLPVVYGIVNSLLIAGSSAALAVYVSALTAYAIHAYEFRLRNVAYLFIVLIMMIPNQVTTLGFLRLISKMGLMDSFVPLILPSMAAPVVFYFMVSYFESNLPLEIIESARIDGSHEFYTFNAIVIPIVKPALAVQGIFAFVASWNNYFVPSLVLKSNAKKTLPILIAQLRSADFLKFDMGQVYMLITIAIVPVAIIYLCLSKFIIGGVTAGSVKG from the coding sequence ATGGGCAAGTCGATGAATATAAAGAAGGCCGTTGCGTATGTATTTTTGTCACTTTTGGCGTTTTTATGCCTCTTCTTCTTTTATTGCCTGATCATAAATGCAACCAGGTCTCATCCAGAGATTTCAAAGGGATTTTCCTTTATTCCGGGTAAGTCCTTTGGTTCCAATTTGTATAACGTACTTCATAATAAGAATCTTCCGGTCGTATACGGGATCGTCAACAGTCTTCTGATAGCCGGAAGCTCTGCGGCGCTTGCGGTATATGTTTCAGCTCTGACTGCTTATGCCATTCATGCTTATGAATTCCGGCTGCGAAATGTGGCTTATCTGTTTATCGTTTTAATTATGATGATTCCCAATCAGGTAACGACCCTTGGTTTTTTAAGACTGATCAGCAAAATGGGGCTTATGGACAGTTTTGTCCCCCTTATCCTTCCTTCCATGGCTGCTCCGGTGGTGTTTTATTTCATGGTTTCCTATTTTGAGAGCAATCTTCCCCTTGAGATCATTGAATCGGCAAGAATCGATGGTTCCCATGAATTCTACACCTTTAATGCGATTGTAATTCCCATTGTCAAGCCGGCACTTGCGGTACAGGGGATCTTTGCATTCGTGGCTTCCTGGAATAATTACTTTGTACCCTCTTTGGTGCTGAAATCCAATGCCAAAAAGACATTGCCGATTCTGATTGCACAGCTTCGGAGTGCGGATTTCCTGAAGTTTGATATGGGGCAGGTTTATATGCTGATTACCATAGCAATTGTACCGGTAGCGATTATTTATTTATGCTTATCTAAATTTATTATCGGTGGTGTGACTGCCGGCAGTGTGAAAGGATAA
- a CDS encoding ABC transporter substrate-binding protein, whose amino-acid sequence MRKKVVSGLLCAAMAASLIGGCSSKSAQSTQSGSGTTEATSKEAAEEKGADSTEGKVVNIYVWNDEFKARYEDYYASKLPEGYTVNFITTPSENNAYQNALDEALLNQADAKADDKVDMFLVEADYILKYVNSDSTTDLKDIGITDQDMSKQYNYTKEIAQDANGAQKGISWQGCPGLYIYRRSIAKAVLGTDDPAEVQKAINDWDSFDKTAEKMKEKGYYMVSGFDDTYRTFSNNVSAPWVDGTKVVIDPNMKKWVEQTKDYTDKGYNQKTILWAAEWAAGQGPEGKVFGYFMPAWGVDFVMAGNSLEKAEADGGKQEVGNGCYGDWAATIGPESYNWGGTWICAANGTDNADIVADIMRTICCDDATMKKIVEEKNDFVNNKTVMEELAKSDYKSQFLGGQNPLQMYCDAAEKIDMSKISPYDQGLNEEFQTAMHDYFNGAVDKDTALKNFYTAITEKYPELKTE is encoded by the coding sequence ATGAGGAAGAAAGTAGTAAGCGGATTGTTGTGTGCTGCAATGGCAGCATCACTGATTGGAGGCTGCAGTTCCAAGAGCGCTCAAAGTACTCAGAGCGGAAGTGGAACTACTGAGGCCACCAGTAAGGAGGCAGCAGAAGAAAAGGGGGCTGACAGTACAGAGGGGAAAGTTGTCAATATCTATGTCTGGAATGATGAATTCAAGGCAAGATATGAGGATTATTATGCTTCTAAGCTGCCAGAAGGGTATACGGTTAACTTTATAACAACCCCCAGTGAAAACAATGCGTATCAGAATGCTCTTGATGAGGCTCTGTTAAATCAGGCGGATGCAAAAGCGGATGACAAAGTTGATATGTTTCTGGTAGAGGCGGATTATATTTTGAAATATGTGAATTCCGACAGTACCACTGATTTAAAGGATATCGGCATCACGGATCAGGATATGTCCAAACAATATAACTATACCAAGGAGATCGCCCAGGATGCAAACGGTGCGCAGAAGGGAATTTCCTGGCAGGGCTGCCCTGGACTCTATATTTACCGCCGTTCCATTGCAAAGGCTGTGCTTGGAACCGACGATCCGGCAGAAGTCCAGAAGGCAATCAATGATTGGGATTCCTTTGATAAGACTGCGGAAAAGATGAAAGAAAAAGGGTATTATATGGTATCCGGTTTTGATGATACCTATCGTACCTTTTCCAATAATGTTTCCGCTCCCTGGGTTGATGGAACTAAGGTTGTCATTGATCCTAACATGAAAAAGTGGGTGGAGCAGACAAAAGATTATACGGATAAGGGATATAACCAGAAGACCATCCTTTGGGCAGCAGAATGGGCTGCCGGCCAAGGACCGGAAGGAAAAGTATTCGGCTATTTCATGCCTGCATGGGGTGTGGACTTCGTTATGGCAGGAAACTCCCTTGAGAAAGCAGAAGCGGATGGTGGAAAACAGGAAGTGGGAAATGGCTGCTATGGTGACTGGGCGGCAACTATTGGCCCGGAGTCCTATAACTGGGGCGGAACCTGGATTTGTGCTGCCAACGGAACCGATAATGCCGATATTGTAGCGGACATTATGAGAACCATTTGCTGTGATGATGCAACGATGAAAAAGATCGTAGAAGAAAAGAATGACTTTGTCAATAACAAGACAGTTATGGAAGAATTGGCAAAGAGTGATTATAAGTCCCAATTCCTCGGAGGGCAGAATCCGCTTCAGATGTACTGCGATGCAGCTGAAAAAATTGATATGAGTAAAATCTCTCCTTATGACCAGGGCCTTAATGAAGAATTCCAGACTGCAATGCATGATTACTTTAATGGGGCTGTTGACAAAGATACGGCACTGAAGAATTTTTACACCGCAATTACTGAAAAGTACCCGGAATTAAAGACAGAATAG
- a CDS encoding GH1 family beta-glucosidase, whose amino-acid sequence MNFKKDFIWGTATSSYQIEGGAQEDGKGKSIWDVFAREEGRIFEGHTGELACDHYHRMKEDVALLGELGVKAYRFSISWPRIFPKGCGSLNEKGLKFYSDLVDELLKYGITPYVTLYHWDYPNELEMQGGWLNPESPEWFASYTEAVAKALGDRVKHFFTFNEPQIFTWLGYDKCIHAPGIKYPVERMLIMCRHIALAHGRAVQEIRKWVPDSRVGYAPTCGNAYWPVDETDELIDAARRLQNSFGKEDWIYSSAFWNELLLKGTFHDKCKELFGPLLPVITEEEQKLISQPLDFCGMNLYQGTSVSHDNQGKILLGKLPAGHGKTGMGWPITPKAMYWAVRDFYETYRLPVIITENGMSALDVVSLDGDVHDPGRIDYLKRYLTELERAIADGADVTGYFLWSFLDNFEWEKGYDDRFGIVFVDYETQTRIPKDSFYWYQDLIKETIQ is encoded by the coding sequence ATGAATTTCAAAAAAGACTTTATATGGGGGACTGCGACTTCCTCGTATCAGATCGAGGGAGGCGCACAGGAAGATGGCAAAGGTAAGTCCATCTGGGATGTATTTGCCCGGGAGGAGGGAAGGATCTTTGAAGGACATACCGGAGAATTGGCATGTGATCATTACCACCGCATGAAAGAGGATGTAGCTCTGCTTGGAGAATTGGGAGTGAAAGCGTATAGGTTCTCTATTTCCTGGCCCAGGATTTTTCCTAAGGGCTGTGGTTCGTTAAATGAAAAAGGATTAAAGTTTTATTCCGATTTAGTGGATGAATTGCTGAAATACGGAATCACTCCTTATGTAACCCTGTATCACTGGGATTATCCCAATGAACTGGAGATGCAGGGCGGCTGGCTGAATCCGGAAAGTCCGGAATGGTTTGCCTCTTACACGGAAGCCGTGGCAAAAGCGTTGGGAGACCGTGTAAAGCATTTCTTTACGTTCAATGAACCTCAGATATTTACCTGGCTTGGATATGACAAATGCATTCATGCTCCCGGGATCAAATACCCGGTGGAGAGAATGCTTATCATGTGCCGTCATATTGCGCTGGCTCATGGAAGGGCGGTACAGGAGATAAGAAAATGGGTACCGGACAGTAGGGTTGGTTATGCGCCTACCTGCGGTAATGCCTATTGGCCTGTTGATGAAACGGATGAACTGATCGATGCCGCCAGAAGGCTTCAGAATTCCTTTGGGAAAGAAGATTGGATTTACTCCTCCGCATTCTGGAATGAACTGCTTTTAAAAGGAACATTTCATGACAAATGCAAAGAGCTGTTTGGGCCTCTGCTTCCGGTTATAACGGAAGAAGAACAAAAACTCATTAGCCAGCCTCTGGATTTTTGCGGGATGAACCTATATCAGGGAACCTCAGTCAGCCATGATAATCAGGGAAAGATTTTGCTTGGAAAGCTTCCGGCCGGACATGGAAAGACCGGAATGGGGTGGCCGATTACGCCAAAGGCCATGTACTGGGCGGTCCGCGATTTTTATGAGACCTATCGGCTACCTGTGATTATTACGGAAAATGGTATGTCTGCTCTTGATGTGGTTTCCCTGGATGGTGACGTTCATGACCCTGGCCGGATTGATTACCTTAAGCGTTATCTGACAGAGCTGGAGCGGGCAATTGCTGATGGTGCGGATGTCACCGGGTATTTCCTTTGGAGTTTTTTAGATAACTTTGAATGGGAAAAGGGGTACGACGACAGATTCGGAATTGTTTTTGTAGATTATGAAACCCAGACCAGGATTCCCAAGGACAGTTTTTATTGGTACCAGGATTTAATAAAGGAAACAATTCAATAA
- a CDS encoding LacI family DNA-binding transcriptional regulator, with protein MISMKELAQHCGVSVATVSKALNDQSDIGESTKTRIKEAAVELGYYPNAAARSLKTNRSYNIGVLFVDEANSGLTHEYFAAVLEAFKVEAEKQGYDITFINSQIGTKKVSYYDHCKYRNVDGVVIACVNFDNPEVIDLLGGDIPVVTIDHIHENCSSVLSDNIKGIQSLMQYIYENGHRKIAYIHGQINTAVTKARLTSFYRFMESHDLYIPDNYVLEADYLDVSQAMAYTRELLDRKDPPTCILYPDDTALIGGLNEIRSRNLKVPEDISIAGYDGNRISQLLNPKLTTIHQDTAAIGMQAAKKLISSIEKPKTTFTEQIIVEGELLKGESVGKATI; from the coding sequence ATGATTTCAATGAAGGAACTGGCACAGCACTGTGGAGTCTCTGTTGCCACAGTAAGCAAAGCACTTAATGACCAGAGTGACATCGGGGAGAGTACAAAAACCAGGATCAAAGAAGCTGCGGTAGAGCTGGGATATTATCCCAACGCAGCTGCAAGGTCTTTAAAGACAAACAGAAGCTACAACATTGGCGTTTTATTTGTTGATGAGGCCAACAGCGGCCTGACTCATGAGTATTTTGCAGCGGTGCTGGAAGCCTTTAAGGTGGAGGCGGAGAAACAGGGGTATGATATCACGTTTATCAATAGTCAGATAGGAACAAAGAAAGTCTCCTATTATGATCATTGTAAATACAGAAATGTGGACGGCGTTGTAATCGCCTGCGTTAATTTTGATAACCCGGAGGTGATCGACCTTTTGGGAGGCGACATTCCCGTAGTCACCATTGACCATATCCACGAAAACTGTTCCTCGGTTTTGTCCGATAACATTAAGGGAATCCAGTCCCTGATGCAATATATTTATGAGAATGGTCACAGAAAGATTGCATACATCCACGGACAGATTAATACGGCCGTTACAAAGGCAAGACTTACAAGCTTTTACCGGTTTATGGAGAGTCACGATCTTTATATTCCGGACAATTATGTATTGGAAGCAGATTATCTGGATGTCAGCCAGGCGATGGCATACACCAGGGAACTGCTGGACAGAAAGGATCCCCCCACCTGTATTTTATACCCGGATGATACGGCATTAATCGGCGGGTTAAATGAAATACGGTCGAGAAATTTAAAGGTTCCGGAGGATATCTCCATAGCGGGATATGATGGCAACCGGATCTCGCAGCTGTTGAATCCCAAACTGACCACCATACACCAGGATACGGCCGCCATTGGTATGCAGGCCGCTAAAAAATTAATTAGCTCCATCGAAAAGCCCAAGACAACTTTTACAGAACAGATCATTGTGGAAGGAGAGCTGTTAAAAGGGGAATCGGTTGGAAAAGCAACTATATAA
- a CDS encoding carbohydrate ABC transporter permease: MVKEKKAKTRKKISYAKWGYIFLIPFFATYLIFSFIPLVNTFYNSLFENYRSGLTQIGPNFVGLQNYVSIFQSDLFKYLGNTMILWIIGFIPQIIISLILAVWFSDFKLRLKGSTFFKTIIYMPNVIMAASFAMLFFALFSDDGPMNNLLINLGILNSPFRFLATVWGTRGLVGLMNFMMWFGNTTILLMAAILGVDASLFEAASIDGAKSLQIFTKITMPTIKPIFIYVLITSLIGGLQMFDVPQVLTNAKGSPDRTSTTLIMFLNNHLYSKNYGMAGALSVILFVITAALSLVVFFVLTGAGKKRGGK; this comes from the coding sequence ATGGTAAAAGAAAAGAAGGCAAAGACCAGAAAAAAAATCAGCTATGCGAAATGGGGATATATTTTTCTGATACCGTTTTTTGCCACTTATTTGATATTCTCCTTTATCCCCCTGGTAAATACTTTTTATAACAGCCTGTTTGAAAATTATCGTTCCGGATTGACGCAGATCGGTCCTAACTTTGTAGGACTGCAAAATTACGTATCTATTTTTCAAAGTGACTTATTTAAGTATCTGGGAAATACCATGATTCTTTGGATCATCGGCTTTATTCCCCAGATTATCATTTCTTTGATTTTGGCAGTCTGGTTTTCGGATTTTAAGTTAAGGTTAAAAGGAAGCACTTTCTTTAAGACCATTATCTATATGCCAAATGTCATAATGGCGGCTTCTTTTGCCATGCTGTTTTTTGCTCTGTTCTCCGATGACGGCCCTATGAATAACCTGCTTATAAACCTGGGGATTTTAAACAGCCCTTTCCGCTTTCTGGCAACCGTTTGGGGAACCAGGGGTCTGGTAGGGCTCATGAACTTTATGATGTGGTTTGGAAACACAACGATTCTTTTAATGGCTGCGATTCTTGGTGTGGATGCATCTTTATTTGAAGCGGCTTCCATTGACGGAGCAAAATCTCTGCAGATATTCACAAAGATAACCATGCCCACCATTAAGCCTATTTTTATTTATGTCCTGATCACTTCTCTGATCGGCGGTTTGCAGATGTTTGATGTACCTCAGGTACTGACAAATGCAAAGGGGAGTCCGGACAGAACCAGTACTACACTGATTATGTTTTTGAATAACCATCTCTACAGTAAGAATTATGGCATGGCAGGTGCCTTATCGGTAATACTCTTTGTCATTACGGCAGCACTCAGTCTGGTGGTATTCTTTGTACTGACCGGTGCAGGGAAAAAGAGAGGAGGAAAGTAA
- a CDS encoding zinc ribbon domain-containing protein has translation MKCPHCDTTISDDSIYCSSCGKKLEMLASETLIADTAKCPNCGTFNSNSSNYCTNCRTPLTETAIAEKRVQNELQMQQVQIKMQALSLKAQQEQLQLQREQYTSMAKCPRCGSTSLSGNKKGFGIGKAVIGAALVGPIGLVAGNVGAKKVQVTCLKCGKKFKV, from the coding sequence ATGAAATGTCCACACTGCGATACTACAATTTCTGACGACAGCATTTACTGCTCTTCATGTGGTAAAAAACTTGAAATGTTGGCCTCTGAGACATTAATAGCAGATACAGCTAAATGTCCTAATTGTGGTACTTTTAATTCAAACAGTTCAAATTACTGCACAAACTGCCGTACACCGCTTACTGAAACTGCTATAGCAGAAAAAAGGGTACAAAATGAGCTGCAAATGCAACAAGTTCAAATTAAAATGCAAGCATTGTCATTAAAAGCTCAGCAAGAACAGCTTCAACTTCAAAGGGAACAATATACTTCCATGGCCAAATGTCCACGATGCGGCTCTACTTCACTATCTGGAAATAAAAAAGGCTTCGGAATTGGTAAAGCAGTCATAGGAGCTGCCTTAGTAGGACCAATAGGGCTTGTTGCAGGAAATGTCGGTGCTAAAAAAGTGCAAGTAACGTGTTTGAAATGTGGTAAAAAATTTAAAGTTTAA
- a CDS encoding zinc ribbon domain-containing protein → MFCKKCGTEFNGKFCPNCGEPSEPVIKNDQSTTILNGVDLDNAPIGQEKESVFSKTWFIIFMTFCCFFPVGLFLMWKYKKFNKPIRIIITAFFAIGLITAIGGNANSSSKTSSNNTKVETVESKVDESEEINTSESEVATVDNREKASEADKQVYDIMLSAESDYNKLAQIMSADGVSMVDLYDASKTAENNFRIYWNNIDTIKCDGIKEYKNAAKDYILNMQSIASSTKKYVDKQNIKDLSNAKASMENSQNYAIQVVSARLQFLTASGFSDEEAMNMIAPESESESK, encoded by the coding sequence ATGTTTTGTAAAAAATGTGGAACTGAATTTAATGGGAAGTTCTGTCCCAATTGTGGAGAGCCATCAGAACCTGTAATAAAAAATGACCAATCTACAACTATTTTAAATGGTGTTGACTTGGATAATGCACCTATTGGACAAGAAAAAGAATCTGTTTTTTCAAAGACATGGTTTATCATTTTCATGACGTTTTGTTGCTTTTTTCCTGTTGGCCTTTTTTTAATGTGGAAATACAAAAAATTTAATAAACCTATAAGAATTATTATTACTGCCTTTTTCGCAATTGGTCTTATTACTGCAATAGGAGGAAACGCAAACTCATCCAGCAAAACTTCATCCAACAATACTAAAGTAGAAACCGTAGAATCAAAAGTGGATGAATCTGAGGAAATAAACACCTCTGAATCAGAGGTTGCTACAGTTGATAATCGAGAAAAGGCTTCCGAAGCAGATAAACAGGTATATGATATTATGTTGTCTGCCGAATCCGATTATAATAAACTAGCTCAAATTATGAGCGCCGATGGTGTATCAATGGTAGATTTATATGATGCGAGCAAAACTGCTGAAAACAATTTTAGAATTTATTGGAATAATATTGATACTATAAAATGTGATGGTATAAAAGAATATAAGAATGCTGCAAAAGATTATATTCTCAATATGCAGTCAATAGCTTCATCAACAAAAAAATATGTTGATAAACAGAATATAAAAGATTTATCTAATGCGAAAGCTAGTATGGAAAATTCTCAAAATTATGCAATCCAAGTTGTAAGTGCACGTTTACAATTTTTAACTGCCTCTGGTTTCAGCGACGAGGAAGCAATGAATATGATAGCTCCTGAATCCGAATCTGAATCAAAATAA
- a CDS encoding DUF4489 domain-containing protein produces the protein MNANEYSDGFDNRVTCCDCDQKCSVRKCVCKSERIQRALKPNRTSLRCGTSTGTVTIPVDTPAGVTFTLATVNVDTKCMNHPCIQLEFASNIIAISATLVLNFQIFKQCGNQMAPIPVGPIWTFSPPVEFSEGGGFTNTFSFSVCDCDTTCDECCNYRVVVTPVGAATIGITTINNSSLAAVIVDRACK, from the coding sequence ATGAATGCCAATGAATATAGTGATGGATTTGATAATAGAGTAACATGTTGTGATTGTGATCAAAAATGCAGCGTACGAAAATGCGTTTGTAAATCTGAGAGAATCCAAAGAGCTTTAAAACCTAATAGAACATCCTTAAGATGCGGTACATCAACAGGAACTGTAACAATTCCTGTCGATACCCCTGCCGGAGTTACATTTACATTAGCTACTGTAAATGTGGATACAAAATGCATGAACCACCCATGTATTCAATTAGAATTTGCAAGTAACATCATTGCTATCTCTGCAACTTTAGTTCTTAACTTCCAGATTTTTAAACAATGCGGCAATCAAATGGCACCTATTCCAGTAGGACCAATTTGGACATTTTCACCCCCGGTTGAATTTTCTGAAGGTGGTGGCTTTACTAATACCTTCTCATTCTCTGTATGTGATTGTGATACAACCTGTGATGAATGCTGTAACTATCGCGTAGTAGTTACTCCAGTTGGCGCAGCTACAATAGGTATAACCACTATTAATAATTCATCTCTTGCTGCTGTCATTGTTGATCGTGCATGTAAATAA
- a CDS encoding class I SAM-dependent methyltransferase yields the protein MRNQLKLVAESYDKAIDLGRRGIDLYKELPEYITSDPNYLLFQKMQMDGMLSDSGWQEIIDYLSPAIDMKFIDLGCCLNLMFRGYDNWPSTYYGVDISSKTIQLLNGFVEKHHLTIGSLNCGSMHETPYDTNFFDIGSCIGSLEYFKKDFIEKAIMEAHRILKPYGKFVLDVPDLGSPEFQITMMIEDYLGRTDQFDMPSQEFEDMLSNYFVIVNKEKVGPMIQYFLSCKK from the coding sequence GTGAGAAATCAGTTGAAGTTAGTTGCAGAGTCTTATGACAAAGCTATTGATTTAGGACGAAGAGGCATTGACTTGTACAAAGAACTTCCAGAATACATTACAAGTGATCCCAATTATCTTTTATTTCAAAAAATGCAGATGGATGGAATGCTTTCTGATAGTGGCTGGCAAGAAATTATAGATTATTTATCGCCAGCTATAGATATGAAATTTATTGATCTTGGGTGTTGCCTAAACTTAATGTTTCGCGGCTATGATAATTGGCCATCCACATATTATGGGGTTGATATAAGCAGCAAAACCATTCAGTTACTAAACGGGTTTGTTGAAAAGCATCATTTGACTATCGGTTCTTTAAATTGCGGCAGTATGCATGAAACGCCATATGATACAAACTTTTTTGACATAGGATCATGTATTGGTTCCCTCGAATATTTTAAAAAAGACTTTATTGAAAAAGCTATTATGGAAGCCCATCGTATCTTGAAGCCTTATGGGAAGTTTGTCCTTGATGTTCCGGACCTAGGAAGTCCTGAGTTTCAAATTACAATGATGATAGAGGATTATTTAGGCAGAACAGATCAATTTGATATGCCATCTCAGGAATTTGAAGATATGTTAAGCAATTACTTTGTAATCGTGAATAAAGAAAAAGTAGGGCCTATGATTCAATATTTCTTGAGTTGTAAAAAGTAA